The Neisseria yangbaofengii genome contains a region encoding:
- a CDS encoding DUF1294 domain-containing protein encodes MTQEKYYGTILHWFNDMQRGTIMTDIGQRIFADGLSLAAGYLTPQTGDRVCFNLDHSQHKPSAQNITLTERATPVAQKTIITIADWDFMQNGGFGRQEGNPSPIFILGQFLADQSRVPEIGDQFEGNLFQHENGQWMMADATFLPPPEAESQFQTASTEAATDTAVLPTEQPRIVESIYKLYKAPETLAVLPVNQVLSGEITSWDDAKGYGFIRYGSEAQTVFFHISGFHYATARPKIGQSVSFYCKPTVKEERQKAAKVVLRGDEAFLYDDFPSDYNHPKLYSANMPKFLINSLIAVAFIVCVASVSEILAGLYFAVSVVSYLMYKFDKQIAQTSKKKKQAYQGRIPEKNLHILDALGGWPGALVSRAVYNHKTSKISFIRIFWLTVTINIAITYALLIHYADNPLLSLLRLRN; translated from the coding sequence ATGACTCAAGAAAAATACTACGGGACAATTCTTCATTGGTTCAACGACATGCAACGCGGCACCATCATGACCGACATCGGACAGCGCATCTTTGCAGACGGCCTATCATTGGCCGCAGGTTATCTTACGCCGCAAACGGGCGACCGCGTATGCTTCAACCTTGACCATAGCCAGCACAAACCTTCCGCCCAAAACATCACCCTTACCGAGCGCGCAACGCCTGTTGCACAAAAAACCATCATTACCATTGCCGACTGGGATTTTATGCAAAACGGCGGCTTCGGCAGGCAAGAAGGCAACCCGTCACCGATTTTCATCTTGGGCCAATTTCTAGCCGACCAAAGCCGCGTGCCCGAAATCGGCGATCAGTTCGAAGGAAATTTATTCCAACACGAAAACGGCCAATGGATGATGGCTGATGCCACCTTTTTACCTCCGCCGGAAGCAGAATCGCAATTTCAGACGGCCTCAACCGAAGCTGCAACAGATACAGCGGTTTTGCCTACCGAGCAACCGCGTATTGTTGAAAGCATTTACAAGCTTTATAAAGCACCCGAAACCTTGGCCGTCCTTCCGGTAAATCAAGTATTAAGCGGTGAAATTACCTCATGGGATGATGCCAAAGGCTACGGCTTTATCCGCTATGGCAGCGAGGCGCAAACCGTGTTCTTCCACATCAGCGGCTTCCACTACGCCACCGCTCGCCCGAAAATCGGTCAAAGCGTCAGCTTTTATTGCAAACCGACGGTTAAAGAAGAACGCCAAAAAGCGGCCAAAGTGGTTTTGCGCGGCGATGAAGCTTTCCTGTATGATGACTTCCCTTCAGATTACAACCACCCAAAACTTTACAGCGCCAATATGCCGAAATTTTTAATCAACAGCCTGATTGCCGTCGCGTTTATCGTGTGCGTGGCATCCGTTTCCGAGATATTGGCCGGACTGTATTTTGCCGTCAGCGTCGTGTCTTACCTGATGTATAAATTTGACAAACAAATCGCGCAAACTTCAAAAAAGAAAAAACAAGCATATCAAGGCAGAATTCCCGAAAAAAACCTGCATATTCTTGATGCTCTTGGCGGCTGGCCCGGTGCCTTGGTTTCGCGCGCCGTTTACAATCACAAAACCAGCAAAATCAGTTTTATCCGCATTTTTTGGCTGACCGTAACAATAAATATTGCCATAACCTATGCCCTACTGATACATTACGCAGATAATCCTCTTCTCTCATTATTAAGATTAAGAAATTAA
- a CDS encoding beta-ketoacyl-ACP synthase III → MQYAKILGTGSYLPANRVSNDDLAKKVDTSDEWITTRTGIKFRHIAADNEKTSDLAVQAAQRALESAKLAADDIDLIIVATTTPDMQFPSTATIVQQKLGITNCCPAFDVQAVCAGFMYALTIANTYIKSGMAKNVLVIGAEIFSRILDWNDRTTCVLFGDGAGAVVLGASDEPGIIHSKLKADGNYLDLLNVPVQIANGRICGTPYLKMDGPGVFKFAVKMLSQVADDVITEAGYEQDQIDWLVPHQANKRIIDATAKHLGLNTDKVILTVQDHGNTSAASIPLALDHGIRNGRIQRGHNLLLEGIGGGFAWGAVLVKY, encoded by the coding sequence ATGCAATATGCCAAAATTTTAGGCACCGGCAGCTATCTTCCCGCCAACCGCGTCAGCAACGATGATTTGGCGAAAAAAGTGGATACTTCCGACGAGTGGATTACCACGCGCACCGGTATTAAATTCCGTCATATTGCAGCCGACAACGAAAAAACCAGCGACTTGGCGGTACAAGCCGCACAACGCGCACTGGAATCGGCCAAGCTTGCCGCCGACGATATTGATTTAATCATTGTCGCCACCACTACACCCGACATGCAGTTTCCCTCAACCGCCACCATCGTGCAGCAAAAACTCGGCATCACCAATTGCTGCCCTGCTTTTGACGTACAAGCCGTGTGCGCGGGTTTCATGTATGCCTTAACCATAGCCAACACCTACATCAAAAGCGGCATGGCCAAAAACGTGTTGGTCATCGGTGCAGAAATCTTCAGCCGTATTCTTGATTGGAACGACCGCACCACTTGCGTACTGTTCGGCGATGGTGCCGGCGCAGTCGTTTTGGGCGCGTCAGACGAGCCCGGCATTATCCACAGCAAATTAAAAGCCGATGGTAATTATCTGGATTTATTGAATGTGCCGGTGCAAATCGCCAACGGCCGAATCTGCGGCACACCTTACCTGAAAATGGACGGCCCGGGCGTATTCAAATTCGCCGTGAAAATGCTGTCGCAAGTGGCTGATGATGTCATTACCGAAGCCGGCTACGAACAAGACCAAATCGACTGGTTAGTACCGCATCAGGCCAATAAACGCATTATTGACGCCACCGCCAAACACTTGGGCTTGAATACTGATAAAGTCATCCTCACCGTGCAAGATCACGGCAACACTTCCGCCGCATCAATTCCATTGGCTCTAGACCATGGCATCCGCAACGGCCGAATCCAACGCGGTCATAACCTGCTGCTCGAAGGCATCGGCGGCGGTTTCGCATGGGGGGCGGTATTGGTGAAATACTGA
- the plsX gene encoding phosphate acyltransferase PlsX: MITLAVDAMGGDAGLTVTVPGAIAFLKKQPNVHLMMVGDEAALQQALKSANAPMDRISIIAASQVVEMDEAPQLALKNKKDSSMRVAINQVKEGNAQAAVSAGNTGALMATARFVLKTIPGIERPAIAKFMPSSNANHFTMMLDLGANVDCSADQLTQFAVIGSELVQAMYPEKGRPRVGLLNVGTEDIKGTETVKQTFKLLKNSKLNFIGNVEGNGVFNDQVDVVVADGFVGNIMLKTIEGAVKFMSGEIKHEFNRNLFNKLAAVTALPALKGMKAKLDPRKFNGAIFLGLRGVVIKSHGGTDEIGFMYALEEAYHEAKSAGLAKIEQGVAEQLAALEEVREQEALDSGASHISTP, from the coding sequence ATGATTACATTAGCCGTAGATGCCATGGGCGGTGACGCCGGCTTAACGGTTACCGTGCCGGGTGCCATTGCTTTTCTGAAAAAGCAGCCCAACGTGCACTTAATGATGGTCGGCGATGAAGCCGCCCTTCAGCAAGCATTAAAATCCGCCAATGCCCCGATGGATCGCATCAGCATCATTGCGGCCAGCCAAGTGGTTGAAATGGACGAAGCGCCGCAATTGGCACTGAAAAACAAAAAAGATTCGTCTATGCGCGTGGCCATCAATCAAGTGAAAGAAGGCAACGCGCAAGCTGCCGTATCCGCCGGCAATACCGGTGCCCTGATGGCGACTGCCCGCTTTGTGCTCAAAACCATTCCGGGCATCGAGCGCCCTGCCATAGCCAAATTCATGCCTTCCAGCAATGCCAACCATTTCACAATGATGCTGGACTTGGGCGCCAACGTGGATTGCAGTGCCGATCAGCTCACCCAGTTTGCCGTGATTGGCAGCGAATTAGTCCAGGCGATGTATCCGGAAAAAGGCCGGCCGCGCGTCGGTTTGCTCAATGTCGGCACGGAAGACATCAAAGGTACGGAAACAGTCAAGCAAACCTTCAAGCTGCTCAAAAACAGCAAATTGAATTTTATCGGCAACGTCGAAGGCAACGGAGTATTCAACGATCAAGTAGATGTGGTCGTGGCCGATGGCTTTGTCGGCAACATCATGCTGAAAACCATTGAAGGCGCAGTGAAATTCATGAGCGGTGAAATAAAGCATGAATTTAACCGCAATCTGTTTAACAAACTGGCTGCCGTTACCGCCCTGCCTGCACTCAAAGGCATGAAAGCCAAGCTCGATCCGCGTAAATTCAACGGCGCGATTTTCTTAGGCTTGCGCGGCGTGGTCATCAAAAGCCACGGTGGCACCGATGAAATCGGCTTTATGTATGCGCTGGAAGAAGCCTATCACGAAGCCAAATCTGCCGGCTTAGCCAAAATCGAACAAGGCGTGGCCGAACAATTGGCTGCTTTGGAAGAAGTACGCGAACAAGAAGCCTTGGATAGCGGTGCCTCCCATATCAGCACCCCTTAA
- a CDS encoding phosphoribosyltransferase, which translates to MTQKIWYTYDDIHRVIKGLAEKIQNSGVKYDAMIAIGGGGFIPARMLRCFLEIPIYAVTTAYYDSDNEGQVTEEVKKVQWLDPLPEALKGKNVLVVDEVDDSRVTMEFCLTELMKENFGSIGVAVLHEKIKAKVGKLPENIPYFSGITVEDWWINYPWDAIDIDGHNELAAQSRS; encoded by the coding sequence ATGACTCAGAAAATCTGGTACACATACGATGATATTCATCGTGTGATCAAAGGCTTGGCTGAAAAAATCCAAAATTCCGGCGTTAAATACGATGCCATGATTGCCATCGGCGGCGGCGGCTTTATCCCTGCCCGAATGTTGCGCTGCTTTTTGGAAATCCCGATTTACGCCGTCACCACTGCCTATTACGACAGTGACAACGAAGGTCAGGTAACCGAAGAAGTAAAAAAAGTGCAATGGCTCGATCCTTTGCCGGAAGCCTTAAAAGGCAAAAACGTGTTGGTCGTTGACGAAGTGGACGACAGCCGCGTGACCATGGAATTTTGCCTGACCGAACTGATGAAAGAAAATTTTGGCAGCATCGGCGTAGCCGTATTACACGAAAAAATCAAAGCGAAAGTCGGCAAACTGCCGGAAAATATCCCTTATTTCAGCGGCATTACCGTAGAAGACTGGTGGATCAACTACCCATGGGATGCAATCGACATCGACGGGCATAACGAATTAGCCGCACAAAGCCGCAGTTGA